The Triticum aestivum cultivar Chinese Spring chromosome 3A, IWGSC CS RefSeq v2.1, whole genome shotgun sequence genome includes a region encoding these proteins:
- the LOC123061919 gene encoding MACPF domain-containing protein CAD1 has product MSLAGSALEAALQAVGRGLDAAGDHRLLYCKGAGRLVALDEARARDLPIGGGVLCGVPPDVEVEAYRGNPERSRPPPPGAAPDEPFVCSFDKMAEHFNRKASLLETVPLGSFNSLFSFTGSWKNDAAATKALAVDGYSVPLYRVKITSDELVLQESVKRAIPYIWDPPALASFIENYGTHIITSVMVGGKDEVYIKQHSSSQLSEMEFRNYVREIGNERFSDVENKSNAPPINYSEKDMTVIFRRRGGCDLVQNSVEWIKTVSSAPDVIGMTFLPIVSLVDDIPGKKHIARAIDLYLTYKPPIEELQYFLDFQVPLVWAPVPLGIAGQNRKEPVCPSLQFSLMGPKLFVSTEQVSVGRRPITGLRLCLEGTKQNRLAIHLQHLGSLPKIFLPHWDSHITIGPPKWQGPEEQDSRWFEPIKWKNFAHVSTAPIEYTETNITDLSGVYIVTGAQLGVWDFGAKSVLHLKLLFSRVPGCTIRRSVWDHSPSSAMHRTDEASSSSSDNAKLVKIVDMTETLKGPQDAPGHWLVTGAKLGVEKGRIIVRAKYSLLNY; this is encoded by the exons ATGAGCCTCGCCGGCTCCGCCCTGGAGGCGGCCCTGCAGGCGGTGGGGCGCGGCCTcgacgccgccggcgaccaccgcctgCTCTACTGCAAGGGCGCCGGGAGGCTCGTGGCGCTCGACGAGGCCCGCGCGCGGGACCTGCCCATCGGCGGCGGCGTCCTCTGCGGCGTGCCCCCCGACGTCGAGGTAGAGGCCTACCGCGGCAACCCCGAGCGCAGCCGCCCGCCCCCTCCTGGTGCCGCCCCCGACGAGCCCTTCGTCTGCAGCTTCGACAAG ATGGCGGAGCATTTCAACAGGAAGGCGAGCTTGCTGGAAACAGTCCCGCTGGGTTCCTTCAACTCGCTCTTCAGCTTTACTGGTTCTTGGAAGAATGATGCGGCCGCGACAAAGGCCCTTGCAGTTGATGGCTATTCTGTTCCGCTATATAGAGTTAAAATAACTAGTGATGAACTGGTTCTACAAGAGAGTGTAAAGCGCGCAATTCCATATATTTGGGATCCACCAGCATTGGCTAG CTTTATCGAGAATTACGGCACACACATTATTACTTCTGTAATGGTTGGTGGTAAGGATGAAGTATACATAAAGCAGCATTCCTCATCCCAATTGTCTGAAATGGAGTTCAGAAATTATGTCAGAGAAATTGGGAACGAGAGGTTCTCAGATGTGGAGAACAAGTCAAATGCACCCCCCATCAATTATAGCGAAAAG GACATGACAGTAATCTTCAGAAGGAGGGGAGGTTGCGATCTTGTTCAGAATTCTGTTGAGTGGATAAAAACTGTTTCGTCAGCACCAGATGTCATAGGCATGACATTTCTCCCTATTGTTTCACTCGTCGATGATATACCTGGGAAGAAGCACATTGCTCGTGCCATTGATCTATACTTGACAT ACAAACCCCCAATTGAAGAGTTACAATACTTCTTAGATTTCCAAGTTCCACTAGTTTGGGCTCCAGTACCACTGGGTATTGCTGGACAAAATAGAAAAGAGCCTGTGTGCCCGTCACTTCAGTTCAGCTTGATGGGCCCAAAGCTATTTGTTAGCACAGAACAG GTATCTGTTGGGCGTCGACCAATCACTGGCCTGAGGCTGTGCTTGGAAGGAACAAAACAGAACCGTCTGGCTATTCATTTGCAGCACCTTGGCTCGTTACCAAAGATATTTCTACCTCACTGGGACTCGCATATCACGATCGGGCCACCAAAATGGCAAGGGCCTGAAGAGCAGGATAGCCGATGGTTCGAACCAATCAAGTGGAAGAATTTTGCTCATGTCAGCACTGCGCCCATAGAGTACACCGAAACAAATATCACGGATCTGTCTGGCGTTTATATTGTCACGGGAGCACAGTTAGGAGTGTGGGATTTTGGTGCAAAGAGCGTGCTCCACCTTAAACTTTTGTTCTCCAGAGTTCCTGGGTGCACAATCAGGAGATCAGTGTGGGACCACAGTCCAAGTTCTGCGATGCATAGAACAGATGAAGCTTCATCGTCCTCAAGCGACAATGCTAAACTTGTGAAGATTGTCGACATGACAGAGACGTTGAAGGGTCCGCAAGACGCACCTGGCCACTGGCTGGTGACAGGAGCAAAATTAGGCGTGGAGAAGGGCAGGATTATTGTGCGTGCAAAATACTCCTTATTGAACTATTGA
- the LOC123056968 gene encoding protein NRT1/ PTR FAMILY 4.5-like has product MKAFEYGKEMCSAERAAGDALDRGVASMSEVVRGHVRPEPTSLWSGTLYNDMSAGGWCRAGRTRGKEERFLMGQETFIRRFDLWCDPQKGTKNKKAENEEMSKEYKEDDKSAETNGKSETHEVVGGKQYEVIEGKVNWRGRPAVRGRHGGVGNSFFILVNFGLENLASLSLAVNLIMYFMLVMHINLADASNLLTDYMGTSYMIAVLITVFADTFVGRYQTVIISSLVELIGLLLMTLQAHSPKLLPEGCKWPEPTCQRVGGHSETRLYVGLYLVAIGSAGIKAALPAHCADQFEAKHPRERRQMSSFFNWLLLSLCIGGAVSVTVFVWIQNVKGWDKGFGAATGVMGLALIAFLAGMPRYRIFTAQGSSALLDILRVYVAAIRNRNLQLPENPDELYEISRSKASPEEEFVSHRDRPFRFLDRAAIVQAPAAEAPSPWRQCRVTHVEHAKTVLAMVPIFCSAIIMGTCLAQFQTFSIQQGSTMNTWVGDFQMQPATLPIIPLTMLIFAVPIYERLFVPFARGITGHPNGIPYLQRVGVGLVLSVVSMCIAAVVEMHRKKVAVRHGMLDAFPMLQPLPMSVFWLAPQYGVFGIADMFTYIGLLEFFYSQAPPALKSMSSAFLWASMSLGYYFSTIIVKAVNAATRKHTLSGGWLNGNNINRNHLDLFFWLLAVLSFINFLNYLYWASWYKYVKPQDEEDDAVAPVEQQV; this is encoded by the exons ATGAAGGCGTTTGAATATGGCAAGGAGATGTGTTCAGCTGAGCGTGCAGCGGGCGACGCCCTCGACCGGGGCGTCGCTTCAATGTCGGAggtagtgagaggtcacgtccgtccTGAGCCGACTTCATTGTGGAGCGGCACGCTCTACAACGACATGAGCGCGGGCGGGTGGTGTCGGGCAGGAAGAACACGCGGGAAGGAGGAGAGGTTTTTGATGGGCCAGGAAA CGTTCATCCGGAGGTTTGACCTCTGGTGCGATCCGCAGAAGggaaccaaaaacaagaaggcg GAAAACGAGGAGATGAGCAAG GAATACAAGGAGGACGACAAATCAGCTGAAACCAATGGCAAG TCGGAAACACATGAAGTCGTTGGAGGAAAACAGTACGAAGTCATTGAAGGGAAGGTTAATTGGAGGGGAAGGCCTGCCGTGCGAGGGCGCCATGGTGGTGTTGGCAATTCTTTCTTCATTCTTG TGAACTTTGGGCTGGAGAACCTGGCGTCTCTGTCTCTAGCCGTGAACCTTATCATGTACTTCATGTTGGTCATGCACATCAACCTGGCCGACGCCTCCAACCTGCTGACCGACTACATGGGCACGAGCTACATGATCGCGGTGCTCATCACCGTCTTCGCCGACACCTTTGTGGGCCGGTACCAGACCGTGATCATATCCTCCCTGGTGGAGCTCATC GGGCTCCTGCTGATGACGCTGCAAGCTCACTCCCCGAAGCTGCTGCCGGAGGGGTGCAAATGGCCGGAGCCGACGTGCCAGAGGGTGGGCGGCCACAGCGAGACGCGGCTCTACGTCGGGCTGTACCTGGTGGCGATCGGGTCGGCGGGCATCAAGGCGGCGCTGCCGGCGCACTGCGCGGACCAGTTCGAGGCGAAGCACCCCAGGGAGCGGCGCCAGATGTCCAGCTTCTTCAACTGGCTGCTGCTCAGCTTGTGCATCGGCGGAGCCGTCAGCGTCACGGTGTTCGTGTGGATCCAGAACGTCAAGGGCTGGGACAAGGGGTTCGGCGCCGCCACCGGCGTCATGGGCCTCGCCCTCATCGCCTTCCTCGCCGGCATGCCCCGCTACCGCATCTTCACGGCGCAGGGCAGCAGCGCGCTTCTCGACATCCTCCGG GTGTACGTTGCTGCGATCAGGAACCGGAATCTGCAGCTCCCTGAGAACCCCGACGAGCTGTACGAGATCAGCAGAAGCAAAGCTTCTCCCGAGGAGGAGTTCGTGTCCCACAGGGACAGGCCATTCAGGTTCCTGGACAGGGCGGCCATCGTgcaggcgccggcggcggaggcgccGAGCCCGTGGCGGCAGTGCCGGGTGACGCACGTGGAGCACGCCAAGACGGTGCTGGCcatggtgcccatcttctgcagCGCCATCATCATGGGCACCTGCCTGGCCCAGTTCCAGACCTTCTCCATCCAGCAGGGCTCCACCATGAACACGTGGGTCGGGGACTTCCAGATGCAGCCGGCGACGCTGCCCATCATCCCGCTGACCATGCTCATCTTCGCCGTGCCCATCTACGAGCGCCTCTTCGTGCCCTTCGCCCGCGGCATCACGGGCCACCCCAACGGCATCCCCTACCTGCAGCGCGTCGGCGTCGGCCTCGTGCTCTCCGTCGTCTCCATGTGCATCGCCGCCGTCGTGGAGATGCACCGCAAGAAGGTGGCCGTCCGGCACGGCATGCTGGACGCGTTCCCGATGCTGCAGCCGCTGCCCATGTCCGTCTTCTGGCTGGCCCCGCAGTACGGCGTGTTCGGCATCGCCGACATGTTCACCTACATCGGCCTGCTCGAGTTCTTCTACTCGCAGGCGCCGCCCGCGCTCAAGTCCATGTCGTCGGCCTTCCTCTGGGCGTCCATGTCGCTGGGGTACTACTTCAGCACCATCATCGTCAAGGCCGTGAACGCGGCCACCAGGAAGCACACGCTGAGCGGCGGCTGGCTCAACGGCAACAACATCAACCGGAACCACCTCGACCTCTTCTTCTGGCTGCTCGCCGTGCTCAGCTTCATCAACTTCCTCAACTATCTCTACTGGGCCAGCTGGTACAAGTACGTCAAGCCCCAGGACGAGGAGGACGATGCGGTCGCACCGGTGGAGCAGCAAGTGTGA
- the LOC123058513 gene encoding oil body-associated protein 2A gives MASSDEKPVPTPASTGGDGGPPGRPTTTSTMLLDKGAAALQSLRPVKQMKQHVCTFALYAHDPRRQVETHHYVSRLNQDVLQCPVYDSDDKHARLIGVEYIVSREIFESLPAEEQRLWHSHAHEVKAGLWANPWVPSVLGKPELDHMAGTFGKFWCTWQVDRGDRLPLGAPALMVSPQGERDGAVRPDLVRRRDQRYSFSTEELRAARADVEVPAEPRPGQADYWVRHHKGFAVDVVPHEMKRHAPFP, from the coding sequence ATGGCGTCCAGCGACGAGAAGCCTGTTCCGACGCCGGCCTCGACGGGAGGCGACGGCGGGCCGCCGGGGAGGCCGACGACGACGTCGACGATGCTGCTGGACAAGGGCGCGGCGGCGCTGCAGTCGCTGCGCCCGGTGAAGCAGATGAAGCAGCACGTGTGCACGTTCGCCCTGTACGCGCACGACCCGCGGCGGCAGGTGGAGACCCACCACTACGTCTCCCGCCTCAACCAGGACGTCCTCCAGTGCCCCGTCTACGACTCCGACGACAAGCACGCCCGCCTCATCGGCGTGGAGTACATCGTGTCGAGGGAGATCTTCGAGTCGCTGCCGGCGGAGGAGCAGAGGCTGTGGCACTCGCACGCGCACGAGGTCAAGGCGGGGCTGTGGGCCAACCCGTGGGTGCCCAGCGTGCTGGGCAAGCCGGAGCTGGACCACATGGCCGGCACGTTCGGCAAGTTCTGGTGCACCTGGCAGGTGGACCGCGGCGACCGCCTGCCGCTCGGCGCGCCCGCGCTCATGGTGTCGCCGCAGGGGGAGCGCGACGGCGCCGTGCGCCCGGACCTGGTGCGGAGGCGCGACCAGAGGTACAGCTTCTCCACGGAGGAGCTCAGGGCCGCCAGGGCCGACGTGGAGGTGCCGGCCGAGCCGCGCCCCGGCCAGGCCGACTACTGGGTCCGCCACCACAAGGGCTTCGCCGTCGACGTCGTGCCGCACGAGATGAAGCGCCACGCGCCGTTTCCGTGA